In Hymenobacter gelipurpurascens, one DNA window encodes the following:
- a CDS encoding bifunctional transaldolase/phosoglucose isomerase encodes MNALVDIRQFNQSIWLDFIRRKILVNGELQKLISEDSLRGVTSNPAIFEKAIGGSDDYDSAIRALALQNKSVDEIYTELAIADVQLACDLFRPLYDSNDNSGDGYVSLEVSPELVNDTEGTIEEGMRFWKAVDRPNVMIKVPATLEGLPAIRRLISEGINVNVTLIFGLERYRAVAEAYLSGLEDRAAAGLPIDNIASVASFFLSRIDVLIDPMLEKLAAEGGEKGELAQSLVGEVAVSSAKQAYQIYKEIFAGERWEKLQQKDASTQRLLWASTGNKNPKYDDLKYVESLIGPHTVNTIPVETMDIFREKGKPAVRLEEGTDKAADVLRRLPELGINLEELTNQLEQEGGQKFKEPFGKLMAALEKKRQEALTETVAPATYQLGQYQAAVDAKIQEFKAKNFTEGFWQKEAGLWTQDAEAQQSIRSFMGWLRVAETMVSAVPEIEQFVQEVRAAGFKHVVVMGMGGSSMAPIVFQKSFKRSAEGLPISILDTTDPGTVRQIEESVPLAETLFIVASKSGTTAEPLAFGDYFYDRLKQIKGDKAGENFVAITDPGSKFIEAATKEGYRKIFLNFTEVGGRFSALTYFGLVPAALYGIPVGEILQRAILMMRACGGYGPVEQNPGVELGVALGVLAEQGRDKLTLVVPQSLHDLGLWLEQLIAESTGKLGKGILPVAGEPLTDASLYGQDRVFVYVGYENEADEANQQKLQALQQAGHPVISIRMHDALDLGAEFYRWEVATAAASAVFGINPFDQPNVQAAKTATDKLMKEVAEKGQLPEEEKAFSADGLAYYGVPAAGSATELLGQFFQANPGDYVSIQAYLTESPALNESIDKLRALLQKRLHVATTFGYGPRFLHSTGQYHKGGPNTGLFLQLTAENPNDLPLPGRSYTFGTLKNAQAQGDLQALRDYDRRTLRVDLGNNAEQGLQKLIQELSA; translated from the coding sequence ATGAACGCACTAGTAGACATCCGCCAGTTCAACCAAAGCATTTGGCTCGACTTCATTCGCCGCAAGATTCTGGTAAACGGCGAGCTGCAAAAGCTTATTTCGGAAGACTCCCTGCGTGGCGTCACCTCAAACCCAGCCATCTTTGAGAAGGCCATTGGGGGCTCCGACGACTACGACTCCGCCATCCGCGCACTAGCCCTGCAGAACAAATCCGTAGACGAAATCTATACGGAGCTGGCCATTGCCGACGTGCAGCTGGCCTGCGACCTATTCCGCCCGCTCTACGACAGCAACGACAACTCCGGCGACGGCTACGTGAGCCTGGAAGTATCGCCGGAGCTGGTGAACGACACGGAAGGCACCATTGAGGAAGGCATGCGCTTCTGGAAAGCCGTAGACCGCCCCAACGTGATGATAAAGGTGCCCGCCACACTGGAAGGTCTCCCCGCCATCCGTCGCCTCATCTCGGAGGGCATCAACGTCAACGTGACCCTGATTTTCGGGCTGGAGCGCTACCGCGCCGTAGCCGAGGCTTACCTGAGTGGCCTAGAAGACCGCGCCGCTGCTGGTTTGCCCATTGATAACATTGCTTCCGTAGCCAGCTTCTTCCTCTCGCGCATTGATGTGCTGATCGACCCCATGCTGGAAAAGCTGGCGGCCGAGGGCGGCGAGAAAGGCGAGTTGGCCCAAAGCCTCGTGGGCGAAGTGGCCGTATCGAGCGCCAAACAGGCCTACCAGATCTACAAGGAGATATTCGCCGGCGAGCGGTGGGAGAAGCTGCAGCAGAAAGACGCCAGCACCCAGCGCCTGCTGTGGGCCAGCACCGGCAACAAAAACCCCAAGTACGACGACTTGAAGTACGTGGAGTCGCTGATTGGGCCGCACACCGTAAACACGATTCCGGTGGAAACGATGGACATTTTCCGGGAGAAAGGGAAGCCCGCCGTCCGTCTGGAAGAAGGCACCGACAAAGCCGCCGACGTACTGCGGCGCCTGCCAGAGCTGGGCATCAATCTGGAAGAGCTGACCAACCAGCTGGAGCAGGAAGGCGGCCAGAAATTTAAGGAGCCCTTCGGTAAGCTGATGGCTGCTCTGGAGAAGAAGCGCCAGGAGGCTCTTACTGAAACCGTAGCCCCCGCTACCTACCAGCTAGGCCAGTATCAGGCTGCGGTAGACGCTAAAATTCAGGAGTTCAAGGCGAAGAATTTCACCGAAGGCTTTTGGCAGAAAGAGGCCGGGTTGTGGACTCAGGATGCTGAGGCGCAGCAAAGCATCCGCAGCTTCATGGGCTGGCTCCGTGTGGCCGAAACCATGGTAAGCGCCGTGCCTGAAATCGAGCAGTTTGTGCAGGAAGTGCGCGCCGCCGGTTTCAAGCACGTAGTAGTGATGGGCATGGGCGGCAGCTCCATGGCCCCCATCGTGTTCCAGAAGTCATTTAAGCGCAGCGCTGAGGGCCTGCCCATCTCGATTCTGGACACCACCGACCCCGGTACCGTACGTCAGATTGAAGAAAGCGTGCCGCTGGCGGAAACCCTATTTATCGTGGCCAGTAAATCGGGCACCACGGCCGAGCCCCTGGCTTTCGGCGACTATTTCTACGACCGTCTCAAGCAAATCAAAGGCGACAAAGCCGGCGAGAATTTTGTGGCCATTACTGACCCCGGCTCCAAGTTCATTGAGGCCGCCACGAAAGAAGGCTACCGCAAAATCTTCCTGAATTTCACGGAAGTAGGCGGCCGTTTCTCGGCCCTCACCTACTTCGGGCTGGTGCCGGCGGCCCTCTACGGCATTCCGGTAGGCGAAATACTGCAGCGTGCCATCCTGATGATGCGTGCCTGCGGTGGCTATGGCCCGGTTGAGCAAAACCCCGGCGTGGAGCTGGGCGTGGCCTTGGGCGTACTCGCCGAGCAGGGCCGCGACAAGCTGACCCTCGTGGTACCACAGTCGTTGCACGACCTGGGCCTGTGGCTGGAGCAGCTGATTGCGGAAAGCACCGGCAAGCTGGGCAAAGGCATATTGCCCGTAGCCGGCGAGCCGCTGACCGATGCAAGCCTCTACGGCCAGGACCGCGTATTCGTGTACGTGGGCTATGAAAACGAAGCCGATGAGGCTAACCAGCAGAAGCTGCAGGCGCTGCAGCAGGCGGGCCATCCGGTTATCAGCATCCGGATGCACGATGCGCTGGACCTGGGCGCGGAGTTCTACCGTTGGGAAGTGGCCACGGCCGCTGCCAGCGCCGTATTCGGCATCAACCCCTTCGATCAGCCCAACGTGCAGGCCGCCAAAACGGCTACCGATAAGCTGATGAAGGAAGTAGCCGAAAAAGGCCAGCTGCCCGAAGAAGAGAAGGCATTTTCTGCTGATGGACTGGCCTACTATGGCGTACCGGCCGCTGGCTCAGCAACCGAGCTGCTAGGCCAGTTCTTCCAGGCGAATCCCGGCGACTACGTTTCCATCCAAGCCTACCTGACGGAGTCGCCCGCGCTGAATGAGTCGATTGATAAGCTGCGTGCCTTGCTGCAGAAGCGTCTGCACGTGGCTACCACGTTCGGCTACGGCCCGCGCTTCCTGCACTCCACGGGTCAGTACCACAAGGGCGGCCCCAACACTGGCCTGTTCCTGCAGCTGACGGCAGAAAACCCCAACGACCTGCCCCTCCCCGGCCGCTCCTACACCTTCGGCACCCTGAAGAATGCCCAGGCCCAAGGCGATCTGCAGGCCCTCCGCGACTACGACCGTCGTACGCTACGCGTAGACCTCGGCAACAATGCCGAGCAAGGTCTGCAGAAGCTGATTCAGGAGCTGTCTGCATAG
- a CDS encoding 3'-5' exonuclease — protein sequence MREFLLFVDTETTGLPLRWDAPYAEERYWPHIAQLAWGIYTPAGELIKSESHYLRVPPGTMQDSALAIHGLTSSFLQEQGEEPHAVLERLHTDLLAYNPLVVGHYLQLDFHVVGSGFHRVGLSNPLEELPTFCTMQLTHGVPAPLGRRHLRLGELFEKLFQRPMERQHDAWADAQATAQCFFELQRRGNLTEKLIEQQSPLTVPKPGRRWPVGWFLLVAAVSLLLYLIYA from the coding sequence GTGAGAGAATTTCTGCTGTTTGTAGATACCGAAACAACGGGGCTGCCACTTCGCTGGGATGCGCCCTACGCTGAGGAACGCTACTGGCCACATATTGCCCAGTTGGCCTGGGGAATTTACACGCCTGCCGGTGAACTGATCAAATCGGAAAGCCACTATTTGCGAGTGCCACCCGGTACTATGCAGGACTCTGCCTTGGCCATTCATGGCCTCACCTCCAGCTTTTTACAGGAGCAGGGGGAGGAGCCACACGCCGTATTGGAGCGTCTGCACACCGACCTACTGGCCTACAACCCATTAGTGGTAGGCCACTATTTGCAGCTCGATTTTCATGTAGTGGGCTCAGGGTTTCACCGGGTAGGCCTCTCCAATCCGTTGGAAGAGTTACCTACCTTCTGCACCATGCAGCTCACCCACGGCGTGCCCGCCCCACTGGGTAGGCGTCACCTGCGGCTGGGGGAGCTGTTCGAGAAGCTGTTTCAGCGTCCTATGGAACGCCAGCACGATGCCTGGGCCGATGCGCAGGCCACGGCGCAATGCTTCTTCGAGCTGCAGCGCAGAGGCAACCTCACCGAAAAACTAATTGAGCAGCAGTCGCCCCTGACTGTACCCAAGCCCGGCCGCCGGTGGCCGGTAGGGTGGTTCCTGCTGGTCGCTGCTGTTTCCTTGTTACTTTACCTCATCTATGCATAA
- a CDS encoding DUF294 nucleotidyltransferase-like domain-containing protein yields MHNRLAFLQTVEPFSLLPAEVLEGVVDLLQEVHYTKDTLLYQQDVSKLRGLDIIVEGEYETFFYDTDQNKRLPEAYGPGTCYGGMSILLNKKRSLRTVVAHKGTKVLALPRRDFRALCLAYEAFFHYFTARYGQRMLNEEYAHFVKPTPAPEQNYIAADQLYSRRIETLEARDIVSCPGTTPIFEAARRMAAGKVSCLFVTDEAGKIIGYVTDITLRDNVVAQQLDAARPVAEVTDTPIVSIRSEAYVYEAILLMFQTKTRYLLVERGGEYVGFLSRNKLLSDLAQSPFMFIQAVKLAQSTRELKRRWGMVPDIVNQLLSRGVKPEIVNQVITTVADTISLKVIETVLAELGPAPAKFVFMVLGSEGRKEQTLATDQDNAIIYEDKANEQRELVRAYFLKFAELVSDQLNHIGLHFCTGGFMAKNPKWTHSLSHWKRNYHQWMSESNVETVMKFSTFFDCRYLYGEASIMQELQTYLHEELQGPLDRFLFFMAKNALQYEPPLTFFRSFRTFTQGTQQVFDLKKTMTPIVDLVRVYALKNQIFPTNTGERLAQLRERGVFTAKEYEELLQAYYYLMGMRLKKQARQISDDHTEPTNYLDPKQLTQVEQVTLKEIFKVIGDFQLKIKVSFTKAL; encoded by the coding sequence ATGCATAACCGCCTTGCTTTTCTCCAGACTGTGGAGCCCTTTAGCCTGCTGCCCGCCGAGGTGCTGGAAGGCGTGGTCGATCTGCTTCAGGAAGTGCACTACACCAAAGACACGCTTCTGTATCAGCAGGATGTCTCGAAGCTGCGTGGGCTGGACATCATTGTGGAAGGCGAGTACGAGACGTTTTTCTACGATACCGACCAGAACAAGCGCCTGCCAGAGGCCTACGGGCCCGGCACCTGCTACGGCGGCATGTCGATTCTACTGAATAAAAAACGCTCCCTCCGGACTGTAGTGGCTCACAAAGGCACCAAAGTGCTGGCATTGCCGCGCCGCGATTTTCGGGCACTCTGCCTGGCCTACGAGGCATTTTTTCACTACTTCACTGCCCGCTACGGGCAGCGCATGCTCAATGAGGAGTACGCGCACTTCGTGAAGCCCACGCCGGCGCCGGAGCAGAACTACATTGCCGCCGATCAGCTGTATTCGCGCCGCATTGAGACGCTGGAAGCCCGCGACATCGTTTCCTGCCCTGGCACCACGCCCATTTTTGAAGCCGCCCGGCGCATGGCTGCCGGTAAAGTCAGCTGCCTGTTTGTGACGGATGAAGCGGGCAAAATCATAGGCTATGTCACTGATATCACGCTACGCGACAACGTGGTAGCGCAACAGCTGGATGCCGCTAGGCCAGTAGCGGAGGTCACGGATACGCCCATCGTATCTATCCGCAGCGAGGCGTATGTGTATGAGGCCATTCTGCTCATGTTCCAGACCAAAACGCGCTACCTGCTGGTGGAGCGGGGCGGCGAATACGTGGGTTTCCTGAGCCGCAACAAGCTCCTGAGCGACTTGGCGCAGTCGCCGTTTATGTTCATTCAGGCCGTGAAGCTGGCCCAAAGTACCCGCGAGCTGAAGCGCCGCTGGGGTATGGTGCCGGATATAGTAAACCAGCTGCTGAGCCGGGGCGTGAAGCCCGAAATCGTGAACCAAGTGATTACCACCGTAGCTGACACGATTTCGCTGAAAGTCATTGAAACGGTGCTGGCGGAGTTGGGGCCGGCGCCGGCCAAATTCGTGTTTATGGTGCTGGGAAGCGAAGGCCGCAAAGAGCAAACCTTGGCCACCGATCAGGATAACGCCATCATCTACGAAGACAAGGCCAATGAGCAGCGGGAGCTGGTACGGGCGTACTTCCTGAAGTTCGCCGAGTTGGTTTCCGACCAGCTCAACCACATAGGCCTACACTTCTGCACGGGCGGCTTCATGGCCAAAAACCCCAAATGGACGCACTCTCTCTCGCACTGGAAGCGAAACTACCATCAGTGGATGAGCGAATCGAATGTGGAGACGGTAATGAAGTTCTCTACTTTCTTCGACTGCCGGTACCTCTACGGCGAGGCCAGCATTATGCAAGAGCTGCAGACCTATCTGCACGAGGAACTGCAAGGGCCGCTGGACCGGTTTCTGTTCTTCATGGCCAAAAATGCCCTGCAATACGAGCCGCCGCTCACGTTCTTCCGCAGCTTCCGCACCTTCACGCAAGGCACTCAGCAAGTCTTCGACCTTAAAAAAACCATGACGCCCATTGTGGACCTGGTGCGGGTGTACGCGCTTAAAAACCAGATTTTTCCTACCAATACTGGCGAGCGGCTGGCCCAGCTCCGCGAGCGGGGCGTGTTCACGGCCAAAGAATACGAAGAGCTGCTGCAGGCCTACTACTACCTGATGGGCATGCGCCTGAAAAAGCAAGCCCGCCAGATCAGTGACGACCATACCGAGCCGACCAACTACCTCGACCCCAAGCAGCTAACCCAAGTAGAGCAGGTTACTCTAAAGGAAATCTTCAAAGTTATTGGCGACTTCCAGTTGAAGATCAAAGTGAGTTTCACTAAGGCACTCTAG
- a CDS encoding DUF5004 domain-containing protein, with protein sequence MKKLPIFLSMVAATLVLASCEKEIEEIKDPAQEVAAAATAAKSQPELLTASPWHLTSLTLATATPGATAAPAVDLLPRMKPAQRDNQHVFKADGSFVLDEAAVKPFPEAPQQIAGSWKLSAGGDSLTIAQPNVTRHFAVEELTATTLRVKLIQQAEGAPATTFTSVFSH encoded by the coding sequence ATGAAGAAACTGCCCATATTCCTGAGCATGGTGGCTGCCACCCTAGTGTTGGCCTCCTGTGAGAAAGAGATTGAGGAAATTAAGGACCCCGCCCAGGAAGTGGCAGCCGCTGCAACCGCCGCCAAATCGCAGCCAGAATTATTGACCGCCAGCCCCTGGCACCTAACCAGCCTAACGCTGGCTACCGCAACACCCGGTGCTACCGCTGCTCCAGCCGTAGACCTGTTGCCCCGCATGAAACCCGCCCAGCGCGACAACCAGCATGTCTTCAAAGCCGATGGTTCTTTCGTGCTGGATGAGGCTGCCGTGAAGCCTTTCCCCGAAGCCCCTCAGCAAATTGCCGGCTCCTGGAAGCTGAGCGCCGGTGGCGACTCGCTGACTATTGCACAGCCTAACGTAACTCGCCACTTCGCTGTGGAAGAACTGACCGCCACTACTCTGCGTGTGAAGCTGATCCAGCAGGCGGAAGGTGCTCCAGCTACTACTTTTACTTCGGTATTCTCGCACTAG
- the mutM gene encoding DNA-formamidopyrimidine glycosylase yields the protein MPELPEVETYRRFLDELVVGQTIVAFEVKDTHVLATEEDVLRNALLGHSIVATTRLGKNCFLELDTGQILVLHFGMTGDVGAYRDEPDAPRFTRVALHLDSGLRIAFIDPRKFGRIRLAESVAAYQKAKKLGPDALEITTEQLKQKLGHRKSLIKPLLLDQSITAGLGNWIVDEVLFQAYIHPERLANSLSDQEFQALQTAIQLVLSTAIRHEAMYRHFPAGFLIHAREWDDSAAPGSDQHLYCPRHTTTAIAKSYVGGRATYTCPVCQPENSI from the coding sequence ATGCCAGAATTACCCGAAGTAGAAACCTACCGCCGCTTCCTTGATGAGTTGGTGGTGGGCCAGACCATTGTGGCCTTTGAAGTGAAAGACACCCATGTGTTGGCAACTGAGGAAGATGTCTTGCGGAATGCTCTGCTAGGCCACTCCATCGTAGCTACCACTCGCTTGGGCAAGAACTGCTTTCTGGAGCTGGATACCGGCCAGATTCTCGTGTTGCACTTCGGGATGACGGGTGACGTGGGGGCCTACCGCGACGAACCCGACGCACCTCGCTTTACCCGCGTGGCCCTGCATCTCGACTCTGGGCTGCGCATTGCCTTTATTGACCCCAGAAAGTTTGGCCGCATTCGGCTGGCAGAAAGTGTGGCCGCCTATCAAAAGGCGAAGAAGCTAGGGCCCGATGCTTTAGAAATTACTACTGAGCAGCTTAAGCAGAAGCTAGGCCACCGCAAATCCCTTATTAAGCCGTTGTTGCTTGACCAGAGCATCACGGCGGGCTTGGGTAATTGGATAGTAGATGAGGTACTATTTCAAGCCTATATTCATCCGGAACGCTTAGCCAACAGTTTATCCGACCAAGAATTTCAGGCGCTGCAGACAGCTATCCAACTGGTTCTCAGTACGGCTATCCGACACGAAGCTATGTACCGACATTTTCCGGCCGGCTTTCTGATTCATGCACGCGAATGGGACGATTCCGCGGCACCCGGCTCCGATCAGCACTTGTATTGCCCACGCCACACCACCACTGCAATAGCAAAAAGTTACGTTGGCGGTCGAGCTACATATACATGCCCAGTTTGTCAGCCTGAAAATAGTATATAG
- a CDS encoding PhzF family phenazine biosynthesis protein encodes MASFPFLLVDAFTDVALGGNPCAVVLDADDLTDEQMQRLAREFNQSETAFVRRSTTAEFAVRYFTPAEEIPLAGHPTIATITALLHAGRLAMPAEQPLTLHLELLYGPIRIDVLPPAAPGGLAQVIMTQRQPVFGQVHDPAVVLPLFGLTPDDVLPGSLVQTVSTGTPQLMVLLRDAATLRRAFLPNPAALDAYRSSSDFFSPHLFCLEGATPAGQTFARHFCTPPDIAEDPVTGSATGGMAAYLWHYGHLSGPNFVAEQGHWLGRPGTVQVSVLGPPTAMEAVQIGGTGVVVVEGRLSLPS; translated from the coding sequence ATGGCTTCTTTTCCTTTTTTGCTGGTTGACGCTTTCACGGATGTGGCGCTGGGCGGCAACCCCTGTGCCGTGGTCTTGGATGCCGACGACCTGACCGATGAGCAGATGCAGCGGCTGGCCCGCGAGTTCAATCAGTCGGAAACAGCGTTTGTACGCCGCTCCACTACCGCAGAATTCGCGGTTCGCTACTTTACGCCCGCCGAAGAAATTCCGTTAGCTGGCCACCCCACTATTGCCACTATTACAGCCTTGCTACATGCCGGTCGGCTTGCAATGCCTGCTGAGCAGCCCCTTACTCTGCACCTGGAGTTGCTATACGGTCCTATCCGCATTGATGTGCTGCCGCCCGCCGCGCCGGGTGGCCTAGCGCAGGTGATTATGACGCAACGCCAGCCAGTGTTTGGGCAGGTGCATGATCCGGCGGTGGTTCTCCCGCTGTTTGGCCTCACGCCCGATGATGTGCTGCCGGGCTCTCTGGTCCAGACCGTTAGCACCGGAACGCCCCAGCTAATGGTTTTGCTGCGCGATGCCGCCACGCTCCGCCGCGCCTTCCTCCCCAACCCTGCCGCCCTGGATGCCTACCGCAGCTCCTCCGATTTCTTTAGCCCCCATTTGTTCTGCCTAGAAGGCGCCACCCCCGCCGGCCAGACATTTGCCCGCCACTTCTGCACTCCTCCCGATATAGCCGAAGATCCCGTAACCGGTTCCGCAACGGGCGGAATGGCGGCCTACCTGTGGCACTATGGGCACTTATCGGGGCCAAACTTTGTAGCTGAACAGGGCCACTGGCTGGGCCGCCCAGGCACGGTGCAGGTCAGCGTGCTGGGGCCGCCTACCGCCATGGAGGCCGTACAAATTGGCGGCACTGGGGTAGTGGTGGTGGAAGGGCGGCTTTCGTTGCCTTCCTAG
- a CDS encoding M48 family metalloprotease, translating to MKRLRLYRSLAGLLMVLWPTVGTISAQSSGSGQRDVLREITDVVGLKPRFELQATSQVQNAAAVVYGGKRYLLYNPQFVGAVNRAGRTDWAGISILAHEMGHHLNGHTLKPGGSNPTDELEADEFSGFVLRKMGASMAQAQAAMAIVSDDEASPTHPGRSTRLTSIGEGWQRANQQIVASTRTAAPSATPAVLVNRATAPVRTVATSAAPVSILGKITFRNSPDVPFYLTNRLNVVRVDPSERTAQVVGRLTRSESLSFPYVLIDSQQNRLYISKNGGIFDNTGRQVAMLSDPS from the coding sequence ATGAAACGACTCCGTTTATACCGCTCCCTTGCGGGCTTGCTGATGGTTCTGTGGCCGACCGTTGGTACAATTTCCGCACAATCTTCCGGTTCTGGCCAGCGCGACGTGCTGCGCGAAATAACGGATGTGGTTGGTCTCAAACCTCGTTTTGAGCTGCAGGCTACTTCGCAGGTGCAGAATGCCGCTGCTGTGGTGTATGGCGGCAAGCGTTACCTTCTATATAATCCGCAGTTTGTGGGCGCCGTAAACCGCGCCGGCCGCACCGACTGGGCTGGCATCAGCATTCTGGCCCACGAAATGGGGCATCACCTTAACGGCCATACCCTAAAGCCCGGTGGCTCCAACCCCACCGATGAGCTGGAAGCCGATGAGTTTTCGGGCTTTGTACTGCGGAAGATGGGCGCAAGTATGGCCCAGGCGCAGGCTGCTATGGCCATCGTGTCTGATGATGAGGCCTCCCCTACGCATCCCGGTCGCAGCACTCGTCTGACTTCCATCGGGGAGGGCTGGCAGCGGGCTAATCAGCAGATTGTAGCCAGCACGCGTACTGCCGCTCCTTCGGCTACGCCGGCGGTTCTCGTAAACCGCGCTACGGCTCCGGTACGCACGGTGGCTACTTCGGCTGCGCCCGTGAGCATTCTGGGCAAAATCACTTTCCGCAATAGCCCCGATGTGCCATTCTACCTCACCAACCGCCTCAATGTAGTTCGGGTAGACCCATCCGAGCGCACGGCCCAAGTAGTTGGCCGCCTTACCCGCTCCGAAAGCCTCAGCTTCCCCTACGTCCTGATAGACTCGCAGCAAAACCGACTCTACATCAGTAAGAACGGGGGCATCTTCGATAATACTGGCCGGCAGGTAGCCATGCTCTCCGACCCTTCCTAG
- a CDS encoding MaoC family dehydratase: MSNIVIRSLAELQQHEGQELGVSEYYTITQEQINKFADATLDHQWIHLDAERAKTETPFQSTIAHGYLTVSLLPYLWSQIVTIENLKMQVNYEIERLRFNQAVLVNNAVRLRAKLLSVKDLRGIAKASIEVALEIQDGKKPAYTGVVTFLYHFNS, from the coding sequence ATGAGTAACATTGTCATCCGTAGCCTCGCCGAACTTCAGCAACATGAAGGACAAGAACTGGGCGTCTCTGAGTATTACACCATCACCCAGGAGCAAATAAACAAGTTTGCCGACGCCACTCTGGACCACCAGTGGATTCATCTGGATGCTGAGCGCGCCAAAACAGAAACTCCCTTTCAGTCTACTATTGCGCACGGCTACCTCACGGTGTCGTTGCTACCGTATCTGTGGTCGCAGATTGTGACGATTGAAAACCTGAAAATGCAGGTGAACTACGAAATTGAACGCTTGCGTTTCAATCAGGCTGTTCTGGTGAACAATGCGGTTCGGTTGCGGGCCAAGTTGCTTTCTGTGAAAGATTTGCGCGGCATAGCCAAAGCCAGCATCGAGGTGGCTTTAGAAATTCAGGACGGCAAAAAGCCCGCTTACACGGGCGTTGTTACGTTCCTGTATCACTTCAATAGCTAG
- a CDS encoding ABC transporter ATP-binding protein yields MKLLYGYLRNYWGLLILALLLAAINQIFSLLDPYLFRRLVDHFVPKDGGASGLHLVPFWPFFREAAPYIGMMLGVAMVSRIAKNFQDYYVNVITQRLGAKMYSDGLRHSLDLPYQVFEDQRSGETLGKLQKVRTDVEKLIQSFVNVIFTAVVGITFVMWYAITVYWPIAVGYFLTIPLLGILSFFLSKRIKVIQKTIVAETTALAGSTTESLRNIELIKSLGLAQQETQRLNGITDKILKLELRKVRYLRSLSFVQGTFVNLLRNVIILLLLYLRVQNHISLGEFFSFFIYSFSIFGPLQELGAIIGIYRETEISLGNFQQILDTPKDVKPAQPKSVAHIDNLAFEHVTFKHLTANGAALSNISFTTKLGETIAFVGPSGSGKTTLVKLLVGLYPPLAGQILYNGIPGADIDLDELREQIGFVTQDTQLFAGTIRENLRFVAPQATDEECLLALRQAAADTLLARAPLGLDTVIGEGGVKVSGGEKQRLSIARALLRKPTLLVFDEATSALDSLTEEEIGKTVRELSGSRQHMTILIAHRLSTILHADRIYVLERGHIAEQGRHEELLTKKGLYYAMWRQQIGERPQAEIAPAKALAKA; encoded by the coding sequence ATGAAATTGCTCTACGGCTACCTCCGCAACTATTGGGGCCTGCTAATTCTGGCGTTGCTACTGGCCGCCATCAACCAGATATTTTCCCTGCTCGACCCTTACCTGTTCCGGCGGCTGGTCGATCATTTTGTCCCGAAAGATGGCGGTGCCAGTGGGCTACATCTGGTGCCGTTCTGGCCTTTTTTCCGGGAGGCAGCCCCCTATATCGGCATGATGCTGGGCGTGGCCATGGTGTCGCGCATTGCCAAGAACTTCCAGGATTACTACGTCAACGTTATCACCCAGCGGCTCGGGGCTAAAATGTACTCCGATGGCCTACGCCATTCCCTGGACCTGCCTTATCAGGTATTTGAAGACCAACGCTCCGGCGAAACGCTGGGCAAGCTCCAGAAGGTGCGGACCGATGTAGAGAAGCTGATTCAGAGCTTTGTAAACGTGATATTTACGGCAGTGGTGGGCATCACGTTCGTGATGTGGTACGCCATTACGGTGTACTGGCCTATTGCGGTTGGCTACTTCCTTACCATTCCGCTGCTGGGCATTCTGAGCTTCTTTTTGAGCAAGCGCATCAAGGTTATTCAGAAAACCATTGTGGCCGAAACCACAGCCTTGGCCGGCTCCACTACCGAAAGCCTGCGCAATATTGAGCTGATCAAAAGCCTAGGCCTAGCCCAACAGGAAACCCAACGCCTGAACGGCATCACCGATAAAATCCTGAAGCTGGAGCTGCGCAAGGTGCGCTACCTCCGTTCCCTCTCGTTTGTGCAGGGCACGTTTGTGAACTTGCTTCGCAACGTCATTATTCTGCTGCTTTTGTACCTGCGAGTGCAGAATCACATCAGCTTGGGTGAGTTCTTCTCGTTCTTCATCTACTCGTTCTCCATTTTCGGGCCGCTGCAGGAGCTGGGCGCCATCATTGGCATTTACCGCGAAACAGAGATTTCGCTTGGCAACTTCCAGCAGATTCTCGACACGCCCAAAGACGTGAAACCGGCCCAGCCTAAGTCCGTCGCGCACATCGACAACTTAGCGTTTGAGCACGTCACCTTCAAGCATCTTACCGCCAATGGCGCGGCCCTGTCCAATATTTCCTTCACCACAAAGCTCGGCGAAACAATTGCCTTTGTAGGCCCATCGGGTTCTGGCAAGACCACGTTGGTAAAGCTGCTCGTAGGCCTCTATCCGCCCCTCGCGGGTCAGATCCTGTACAATGGCATACCCGGCGCCGATATTGATCTGGATGAGCTGCGCGAGCAAATAGGCTTCGTGACCCAGGATACGCAGCTTTTTGCCGGAACCATCCGGGAAAACCTTCGCTTCGTGGCGCCTCAGGCTACTGATGAGGAATGCTTGCTGGCCCTGCGCCAGGCCGCCGCCGATACGCTGCTGGCCCGCGCACCGCTAGGCCTCGACACCGTGATTGGTGAAGGGGGCGTGAAAGTTTCGGGTGGTGAGAAGCAGCGCCTCAGCATTGCCCGCGCCCTGCTCCGCAAGCCCACCTTGCTGGTGTTTGATGAGGCTACTTCGGCCCTCGATTCACTTACGGAGGAAGAAATTGGCAAAACGGTGCGGGAGCTATCAGGCTCGCGCCAGCACATGACCATTCTTATTGCGCACCGCCTCAGTACCATCCTGCACGCCGACCGCATTTATGTGTTGGAGCGAGGACACATTGCGGAGCAAGGCCGCCACGAGGAACTACTGACCAAAAAAGGACTTTACTACGCCATGTGGCGGCAGCAGATCGGCGAGCGGCCCCAAGCCGAAATAGCGCCCGCGAAAGCGCTAGCCAAGGCCTAA